From the Stigmatella erecta genome, one window contains:
- a CDS encoding deacetylase codes for MPRTPQPEARFRRIYRRLSASQLSVTGQDGTLSLDELGLDSRDERVSLAFGVYSRQGMENALREYGMIQRMEERGLGPLELRLNLDEPFRPRIVLWSLRYKAAVVDIALRKVPGEDVGLPPPLDGRPVLYLDSFTLQHPGRSFDWNRPPLPGQVHPGLALSAEILELLLLMTRRIGAEAMALTPATFSAAWVYARYFHFIDGAAQGLFQALRRAGRQRPRWLLAWAVELGCARGAGGEPVRFVPSPMLAAGSRRMGRLFEDEDWLSAVKAHARVPLTIDFEALQDRFPWALMPPGPPPEHVADVLTYDPLVPP; via the coding sequence ATGCCGCGGACGCCTCAGCCAGAAGCGCGTTTCCGCCGCATCTACCGGCGCTTGAGCGCCTCCCAGCTGTCCGTCACCGGACAGGACGGGACGCTGAGCCTGGACGAGCTGGGGCTGGACTCCCGGGACGAGCGGGTGTCGCTCGCCTTTGGCGTCTACAGCCGTCAGGGCATGGAGAACGCCCTGCGCGAGTACGGGATGATCCAGCGCATGGAGGAGCGCGGCCTGGGCCCGCTCGAGCTGCGGCTGAACCTCGATGAGCCGTTCCGCCCCCGCATCGTGCTCTGGAGCCTGCGCTACAAGGCGGCCGTGGTGGACATCGCGCTGCGCAAGGTGCCCGGCGAAGACGTGGGCCTTCCTCCGCCGCTCGACGGCCGCCCGGTGCTCTACCTGGACTCCTTCACCCTCCAGCACCCCGGGCGCTCTTTCGACTGGAACCGCCCGCCGCTGCCCGGACAGGTTCACCCTGGGCTGGCCCTCTCGGCGGAGATCCTTGAGTTGCTGCTGCTCATGACCCGCCGCATCGGGGCCGAGGCCATGGCGCTGACCCCGGCCACTTTCTCCGCCGCGTGGGTCTATGCCCGGTACTTTCACTTCATCGACGGCGCGGCCCAGGGGCTCTTCCAGGCCCTGCGCAGGGCTGGGCGGCAGCGGCCCCGGTGGTTGCTGGCCTGGGCGGTGGAGCTGGGGTGTGCGCGGGGCGCGGGGGGCGAGCCCGTGCGGTTCGTTCCCTCGCCCATGCTCGCCGCGGGCTCCCGGCGCATGGGCCGCCTCTTCGAGGACGAGGACTGGCTCTCCGCCGTGAAGGCTCACGCCCGCGTCCCATTGACGATCGACTTCGAGGCACTTCAGGACCGGTTCCCCTGGGCGCTCATGCCGCCCGGTCCCCCCCCGGAGCACGTGGCGGACGTGCTCACCTATGATCCGCTCGTCCCGC
- a CDS encoding DUF5953 family protein — protein MTTRKRLTFIVYAPALAGKDRRAIDSVHGMEKALSGLRLEWRLSKNGRPIALPQRDAWLTEKIEDGGFPLVCNGDESYPVTVWGTENPGHFSPGGQAQFEVHAKLPLDEPVIASAAAVLEGVAEGARARWGRATPYDAAVDIAYQTAPTLDGPPSPRRGLPALKLFEHIRAPEIPYYLGWLNYWSAAAAQAIGFPDPSRDAELLSRARRTETGGWVVQLTDTPLDLDNPAHLDALKRAYERFPEIGGRSAP, from the coding sequence ATGACTACGCGAAAAAGACTCACCTTCATCGTCTACGCGCCTGCGCTTGCAGGCAAAGACCGCCGCGCAATCGACAGCGTTCATGGAATGGAGAAGGCGCTTTCCGGTTTGCGGCTGGAATGGCGGCTTTCTAAAAACGGGCGCCCCATTGCATTGCCGCAGCGTGACGCGTGGCTCACAGAAAAGATTGAGGACGGGGGTTTCCCTCTCGTGTGTAACGGGGACGAGAGTTACCCAGTAACGGTCTGGGGAACGGAAAACCCGGGACACTTCAGCCCAGGCGGTCAGGCCCAGTTCGAGGTGCACGCAAAACTGCCACTGGACGAGCCCGTGATCGCGTCAGCGGCGGCTGTGCTTGAGGGCGTGGCGGAGGGGGCACGTGCGCGATGGGGGCGAGCGACGCCATACGACGCTGCGGTGGACATCGCGTATCAGACAGCACCCACGCTGGACGGGCCGCCATCCCCACGCCGGGGGTTGCCCGCCCTGAAGCTTTTCGAGCACATCCGCGCGCCCGAGATTCCCTATTACCTTGGGTGGCTGAACTATTGGTCTGCGGCTGCCGCTCAAGCCATCGGGTTCCCGGACCCATCGCGCGACGCGGAGCTTCTCTCACGGGCGCGGCGCACGGAGACGGGCGGGTGGGTCGTGCAGCTCACGGATACGCCGCTCGACCTCGACAACCCCGCCCACTTGGACGCGCTCAAGCGGGCTTATGAGCGCTTTCCCGAGATCGGCGGCCGCTCAGCGCCTTGA
- a CDS encoding DEAD/DEAH box helicase, protein MIGLSDVVSYIAVGARIDRNTLKRVHAAVQRLGNARPAPAIQSRGELLAGPRAEVLAQIDREIVSLDRWQTRAALEFPAGPQRIRGLAGSGKTVILAHKAAILHASQPQARIALTYHVRTLYDTFRELVTRFYLEQQPVKVRPRDPDWTKLQILPCWGGREPGIYAEVARHVGVSPLTVIEANNRFGKPQAFAGACEEVLGAMGREEPPPLFDVVLIDEAQDLPRAFFEMVYRVTAPPKRVVWAYDDLQNLTSNETVSPAILFGADAVGQPRVPQLLREEGMADSDVVLPVCYRNTSWALTVAHSLGLGVYRRGGVSTRAPRLVQFYVDPEIWDEIGYIVEAGQLLPGCPVTLVRDPERSPTYFSRLLTPADAVQCHRFDDVEAEAAWVAEQIEGNLAHDGLVARQILIVSADPYFRIETAIPFIKALQQRNIEAHEARGNAVHGPDGAVSIAIVNRAKGNEAPMVYVVQSEHAATERNVLKRRNAMFTAITRSRAWIRITGSGDGMRIIEQEVAEVVSSDYRLRLTVPTKAELERMERQHRRDRMQRQRGVRKD, encoded by the coding sequence GTGATCGGCCTGTCCGATGTCGTCTCCTACATCGCCGTCGGCGCCCGCATCGACCGCAACACGCTCAAACGCGTGCATGCGGCCGTGCAACGTCTAGGCAATGCTCGGCCGGCACCCGCCATCCAGTCGCGCGGGGAGCTATTAGCGGGCCCCCGGGCGGAGGTGCTTGCACAGATCGACCGCGAGATTGTTTCGCTGGATCGCTGGCAAACCCGGGCGGCACTGGAGTTCCCGGCGGGCCCCCAGCGCATCCGCGGGCTCGCAGGATCGGGCAAGACGGTGATCCTCGCGCACAAGGCGGCCATCCTGCATGCCAGTCAGCCGCAGGCTCGGATCGCGCTGACGTACCATGTCCGCACGCTCTACGACACCTTCCGAGAGCTCGTCACACGCTTCTACCTGGAGCAGCAGCCGGTCAAGGTGCGGCCGCGCGACCCGGACTGGACGAAATTGCAAATCCTGCCCTGCTGGGGTGGGAGGGAACCTGGCATTTACGCTGAGGTTGCACGCCATGTAGGTGTCAGCCCGCTTACGGTGATCGAGGCGAACAATCGCTTCGGGAAGCCTCAAGCGTTCGCGGGCGCGTGCGAGGAGGTGCTTGGCGCCATGGGACGGGAAGAGCCACCTCCCCTATTCGACGTAGTGCTGATCGACGAAGCGCAGGACCTACCCCGGGCCTTCTTCGAGATGGTGTACCGGGTCACCGCTCCCCCGAAACGCGTCGTGTGGGCGTACGATGACCTGCAGAACCTCACGTCGAACGAGACCGTCTCGCCCGCGATTCTGTTCGGGGCAGACGCTGTCGGCCAACCACGCGTGCCGCAGCTCCTTCGGGAAGAGGGGATGGCCGACAGTGATGTGGTCCTACCAGTGTGCTACCGGAACACCTCTTGGGCACTCACGGTGGCACATTCCCTAGGGCTCGGTGTCTACCGGCGGGGGGGCGTATCCACTCGTGCCCCGCGCCTCGTGCAGTTCTACGTCGATCCCGAGATCTGGGATGAAATCGGCTACATCGTGGAAGCCGGCCAGCTGCTTCCAGGCTGCCCCGTGACGTTGGTCCGCGACCCGGAGCGATCGCCAACGTACTTCTCGCGGCTGCTCACGCCGGCGGACGCTGTGCAGTGCCACCGGTTCGATGACGTTGAGGCGGAAGCCGCGTGGGTCGCAGAGCAGATCGAAGGCAACCTGGCCCATGACGGCTTGGTGGCACGGCAGATCCTCATTGTGAGCGCGGACCCCTACTTCCGTATCGAGACGGCGATCCCATTCATCAAGGCGCTCCAGCAGAGAAATATCGAGGCTCATGAGGCCCGTGGGAACGCGGTGCATGGTCCCGACGGGGCGGTGTCGATCGCCATCGTGAACCGCGCGAAGGGGAACGAGGCACCCATGGTGTACGTGGTGCAGAGTGAGCATGCCGCGACCGAGAGGAACGTCCTCAAGCGCCGGAACGCCATGTTCACGGCGATCACGCGCTCGCGAGCGTGGATACGCATCACCGGCTCGGGGGATGGCATGAGGATCATCGAGCAGGAGGTAGCCGAAGTGGTCTCGAGCGATTACCGCCTTCGGCTCACCGTCCCGACGAAGGCGGAGCTTGAGCGGATGGAGCGTCAGCATCGGCGCGATCGCATGCAGCGGCAGAGGGGCGTTAGGAAGGATTGA
- a CDS encoding HamA C-terminal domain-containing protein, giving the protein MTIDAPPFLEAIVHRPVAAFDTATGKHTVGLTGLCAGYENSAWRCDQFAEHLIETWLPEFALRYSELQTVGPRTMGRLLRRAAHSIYKTRKFKKRGEFGELLLHAALAQVFETQPAVSKVYYKDGPNETVKGFDAVHVVGAPDGLELWLGEAKFYQDITTAIAHAAKSLANHMKTDYLKDELAFIVNKIDDAWPHATVLKQLLHPNTSLDKVFRSVCLPVLLTYDSETVARHTEHDDAYTAAITAEWERHHGAFADKPLPARVKIHLFLVPLATKKALIKSLDRELRRWQ; this is encoded by the coding sequence ATGACCATCGACGCGCCTCCCTTCCTGGAAGCGATCGTCCATCGCCCTGTGGCCGCCTTCGACACGGCTACGGGGAAGCACACGGTCGGCCTTACGGGGCTCTGCGCGGGCTACGAGAACAGCGCGTGGCGGTGCGATCAATTCGCCGAGCACCTGATCGAGACTTGGCTCCCCGAGTTCGCCCTCCGATACAGCGAGCTCCAGACGGTCGGCCCCCGCACCATGGGCCGCCTGCTCCGTCGGGCCGCACACAGCATCTATAAGACCAGGAAATTTAAGAAGCGGGGTGAGTTCGGCGAGCTCCTGTTGCACGCGGCGCTCGCCCAAGTATTCGAGACCCAGCCCGCAGTCTCGAAGGTCTACTACAAGGACGGGCCCAACGAGACGGTGAAGGGTTTCGATGCCGTCCACGTAGTAGGCGCTCCAGACGGCCTCGAACTCTGGCTCGGTGAAGCGAAGTTCTACCAGGACATTACCACGGCCATCGCGCACGCGGCGAAGTCGCTCGCGAACCACATGAAGACCGACTACCTGAAGGACGAGTTGGCGTTCATCGTCAACAAAATCGACGATGCTTGGCCGCACGCGACGGTCCTCAAGCAGCTGCTGCACCCGAACACATCGCTGGATAAGGTATTTCGCTCCGTGTGCCTCCCGGTGCTGCTGACATACGACAGCGAGACCGTCGCACGTCATACTGAGCATGACGATGCCTACACCGCAGCCATCACTGCGGAGTGGGAGCGTCACCACGGCGCGTTCGCCGACAAGCCCCTGCCCGCACGCGTGAAGATCCACCTGTTCCTTGTGCCGCTCGCGACCAAGAAGGCTCTGATCAAGTCTCTCGACCGGGAGCTCCGCCGATGGCAATAG
- a CDS encoding imm11 family protein, with the protein MTKRFFELADDVNVPHRWHLAMPKDRQGLKVDDGQFRLGFPVLLKERLRIPIEIVGTPLDYTEAGIMIPVVHVRVASMFAELAPDDVQLIPVDVEGHADQYLILVATRRIRCIDEQASRIELWTHEDGVPHKVGQYSSVRDMRIDKAKVGSAQVFRCEEWTGSLIVSGEIKDSLAAMGATGTRFEEV; encoded by the coding sequence ATGACCAAGCGCTTTTTCGAACTGGCCGACGACGTGAATGTGCCGCACCGCTGGCATCTAGCGATGCCCAAGGACCGTCAGGGCCTCAAAGTGGATGACGGGCAGTTCAGGCTTGGGTTCCCCGTCCTCCTCAAGGAGCGCTTGAGAATCCCCATCGAGATCGTTGGCACACCTCTGGACTACACAGAGGCGGGCATCATGATCCCGGTGGTCCATGTCCGGGTCGCGTCCATGTTCGCAGAACTGGCCCCGGATGATGTGCAATTGATTCCCGTGGACGTGGAGGGCCACGCCGATCAGTACCTTATCCTCGTTGCCACACGCCGCATCCGCTGTATCGACGAACAGGCGTCCCGGATCGAACTCTGGACGCATGAAGACGGAGTGCCCCATAAGGTGGGGCAGTATTCCTCCGTGCGTGACATGCGCATCGACAAGGCGAAGGTGGGAAGCGCCCAAGTGTTCCGGTGTGAGGAGTGGACGGGCTCGCTGATCGTCTCCGGAGAGATCAAGGACTCCTTGGCGGCCATGGGCGCCACAGGCACGAGGTTCGAGGAGGTCTAG
- the greB gene encoding transcription elongation factor GreB, with protein sequence MRQDVPPDQDDPEEEAEEATGPQRRYLTRAGAERMHRELLKLLNEERPKVTAEVSAAAAQGDRSENAEYIYGKKRLREIDRRIRFLQRRLDTATIVTPSEQTDTGRVYFGATVTLEDEDGHRTTYQIVGSDEIDTQGGRISVESPIGKALLRKAVGDSVEVMRPRGEIELTIVAISYM encoded by the coding sequence ATGCGTCAGGACGTCCCCCCAGACCAGGATGATCCCGAGGAGGAGGCCGAGGAGGCCACGGGCCCTCAGCGCCGGTATCTCACCCGGGCCGGGGCGGAGCGCATGCACCGTGAGCTCCTGAAGCTCCTCAATGAGGAGCGGCCCAAGGTCACCGCCGAGGTCTCCGCCGCCGCCGCCCAGGGCGACCGCTCGGAGAACGCCGAGTACATCTACGGCAAGAAACGGCTGCGGGAGATCGACCGCCGCATCCGCTTCCTCCAGAGGCGTCTGGACACGGCCACCATCGTGACGCCCTCGGAGCAGACCGACACCGGCCGGGTCTATTTCGGTGCCACGGTCACCCTGGAGGACGAGGATGGGCACCGCACCACGTACCAGATCGTGGGCTCGGATGAGATCGACACCCAGGGCGGGCGGATCAGCGTGGAGTCTCCCATCGGCAAGGCCCTGCTTCGCAAGGCCGTGGGCGACAGCGTGGAAGTGATGCGCCCCCGCGGTGAGATCGAACTCACCATCGTCGCGATCTCCTACATGTAG
- a CDS encoding DEAD/DEAH box helicase, with product MAIALSSAEWEAFVARLADPDAVRRDPFGLARDLCAAVNAHGGAAEEFPTDVQELVIRAREHREAFGPAAAVIDGLVRERGLFPYLEGVPLGTADRIAYELHRPFDLDDSTVFHRLQAHVYHLLLNGANVAVSAPTSFGKSLVIDAVIAEGRHARVAIIVPTIALIDETRRRLAHRFGTQYKIVTHADQEPTERTIYVLTPERVPQAIGIEEVTFFAIDEFYKLDPRLEPERSEALNEALYRLHRRRAQFYLLGPNIDRIPAAFTTGYECTFVSTSFATVATEIVRVVAVPGQEQDHLVRLVGERTALREPMLVYCRSPESARTVARALARALQRPVRGELVPAAEWVGEAYHREWSFVEALTAGIGLHHGRMPRALQQFVTGEFNAGRLDVLVCTSTLIEGVNTTAKNVVIYDHFVGNRPLEYFTFHNIKGRAGRMMRHFVGRVYLFRNEPANNTLEVDIPVATQAESASDALLLQLDNEDLSDTARGRLDRYYDQELLPMWVLKENRGIDPDAQLRLAAHLRDNAQALWPQLKWRAPTPNRDELAAVCDLLWEFLLPERQRPRGALSSAQLRLRVARFAAEHDVRKLIDAEIENQSERGMERDPDAAVEDTLDFLRNWATYHFPRLLMALSRIQEAVFSELQLPPGDYRALATQCENYFLPHGIAALDEYGIPLQVGRRLIEPLGGAEAVQRLDEVLAQLRTLKLDSVPLTRFERDLVERALQQL from the coding sequence ATGGCAATAGCCCTGAGTTCCGCCGAGTGGGAGGCTTTCGTCGCTCGGCTGGCCGATCCGGACGCTGTCCGCCGCGACCCCTTTGGGCTCGCCCGAGACCTATGCGCTGCGGTGAACGCCCACGGGGGCGCGGCGGAGGAGTTCCCCACGGACGTTCAGGAACTCGTCATCCGTGCGCGGGAACACCGCGAGGCCTTCGGGCCGGCCGCCGCGGTCATCGACGGGCTGGTCCGGGAGCGTGGTCTCTTCCCATACCTTGAGGGGGTGCCGCTGGGGACCGCCGACCGGATCGCGTACGAGTTGCACCGTCCGTTCGACCTGGACGACTCGACGGTCTTCCATCGCTTGCAGGCTCACGTGTACCACCTCCTGCTGAACGGGGCGAACGTAGCGGTGAGTGCTCCGACCAGCTTTGGCAAGAGCTTGGTCATCGACGCCGTGATCGCCGAGGGCCGCCACGCGCGCGTGGCCATTATTGTGCCGACCATCGCGCTTATTGACGAGACCCGCCGCAGGCTCGCCCACCGGTTCGGCACACAGTACAAAATCGTCACGCACGCCGATCAGGAGCCGACGGAGCGCACGATCTACGTGCTCACACCGGAACGTGTGCCGCAGGCGATCGGTATCGAAGAGGTCACGTTTTTTGCGATCGACGAGTTCTACAAACTCGACCCGCGGCTGGAACCAGAGCGCAGCGAGGCGCTCAACGAGGCGCTCTACCGGCTGCACCGCCGCAGGGCGCAGTTCTACCTTCTCGGGCCCAACATCGACCGCATCCCGGCAGCATTCACCACTGGGTACGAATGCACGTTCGTCTCGACATCGTTCGCTACCGTGGCGACCGAGATCGTGCGCGTGGTCGCAGTGCCAGGGCAGGAGCAGGACCATCTCGTGCGACTGGTTGGTGAGCGGACGGCCCTGCGCGAACCAATGCTCGTCTATTGCCGCTCACCGGAGAGCGCCCGCACAGTTGCCCGTGCGCTCGCGCGGGCGCTGCAGCGTCCCGTTCGGGGCGAACTCGTGCCGGCAGCCGAGTGGGTCGGAGAGGCCTACCATCGGGAGTGGAGCTTCGTCGAGGCATTAACCGCCGGCATCGGTTTGCACCACGGCCGCATGCCACGTGCACTCCAGCAGTTCGTCACCGGCGAGTTCAATGCAGGGCGGTTGGACGTTCTAGTCTGCACCTCCACGCTGATCGAGGGTGTCAACACAACAGCGAAGAACGTGGTTATTTACGACCACTTCGTTGGAAACCGCCCCCTTGAGTATTTCACCTTCCACAATATCAAAGGGCGCGCGGGGCGCATGATGCGGCACTTCGTCGGACGCGTGTACTTGTTCCGCAACGAGCCCGCGAATAACACACTGGAAGTGGATATTCCCGTGGCTACGCAAGCCGAAAGCGCGTCGGATGCTCTGTTGCTTCAGCTCGACAACGAGGACCTGTCTGACACGGCACGGGGACGTCTCGACCGCTACTATGACCAAGAGCTGCTTCCAATGTGGGTGCTTAAAGAGAACCGCGGCATCGATCCGGACGCGCAGCTTCGTCTGGCAGCGCACCTGCGGGACAACGCCCAAGCGCTCTGGCCTCAACTAAAGTGGCGCGCCCCGACGCCGAACCGAGATGAGCTCGCAGCCGTGTGCGACCTGCTCTGGGAGTTCCTGCTCCCAGAGCGACAGCGCCCCCGTGGCGCGTTGAGTTCCGCGCAGCTCCGACTGCGCGTCGCACGATTCGCTGCCGAACATGACGTCCGCAAGCTCATCGACGCCGAGATTGAGAACCAAAGCGAGCGTGGCATGGAGCGTGATCCCGATGCTGCGGTCGAGGACACACTCGATTTCCTCCGGAATTGGGCGACGTACCACTTTCCGCGGCTTCTCATGGCGCTCAGCCGCATCCAGGAGGCGGTTTTCTCGGAGCTCCAACTTCCCCCCGGCGACTACAGAGCACTGGCGACCCAGTGCGAGAACTACTTCCTTCCGCACGGCATTGCAGCTCTGGACGAGTACGGGATTCCGCTGCAAGTCGGCCGCCGCCTGATCGAGCCACTCGGCGGCGCCGAGGCCGTCCAACGGCTGGACGAGGTGCTGGCTCAGCTGCGGACCCTGAAACTCGACAGCGTTCCGTTGACACGGTTCGAGCGAGACCTAGTCGAGCGAGCCCTTCAGCAGTTGTAG
- a CDS encoding DUF6310 domain-containing protein — MLFRAYIAVLILLSACTTSTPNQRVRMPKNTRVANLQRAAALPWRDGGRCVVREAPQSWPVLVERCFQALDHERIEFHDTTGRCAVASAGAAAVGLGFCVLVAPEIVAGAVIVLGAMVVAVAIKEALDAYELRHLYPEEAGSSRGTRVTSREAEAQRKPKLKPEPAGQDRQPPVPPVLVNRTGRASCEPVPVPHAGKDDPHNECADKFPPNRYPGMDVLVGGVRFDALQVGVRKLWEIKTHQFDLYNDFVRDREIKREVEQLRKERKAAMTCGYDFVIGVSTEAHKDALLQENQSLNVVVTGCKR; from the coding sequence ATGCTTTTCCGCGCTTACATCGCTGTTCTAATCCTTCTCTCGGCATGCACGACATCCACGCCGAACCAAAGAGTACGCATGCCCAAGAACACAAGGGTCGCCAACCTCCAGCGAGCTGCGGCGCTGCCCTGGAGGGACGGTGGGCGGTGCGTTGTCCGCGAAGCTCCCCAGTCTTGGCCCGTGCTGGTGGAGAGGTGCTTTCAGGCTCTCGACCATGAACGGATCGAGTTCCACGACACTACAGGAAGATGCGCGGTCGCCTCCGCTGGCGCTGCTGCAGTGGGACTCGGGTTTTGCGTGCTGGTGGCTCCTGAGATCGTCGCAGGTGCCGTGATAGTCCTCGGAGCGATGGTAGTGGCGGTTGCCATCAAGGAGGCGCTGGACGCGTATGAATTACGCCACCTCTATCCCGAGGAAGCAGGGTCCTCACGAGGAACGAGGGTGACATCCCGGGAAGCTGAAGCGCAACGCAAACCCAAGCTGAAACCCGAGCCAGCGGGGCAGGACAGGCAGCCTCCAGTGCCGCCTGTCCTCGTGAACCGGACAGGCCGCGCCAGTTGCGAGCCAGTTCCAGTGCCTCACGCAGGAAAGGACGATCCGCACAATGAGTGCGCCGACAAGTTCCCGCCCAATCGTTATCCTGGAATGGACGTGCTCGTTGGCGGTGTGCGTTTCGATGCACTGCAAGTCGGTGTGCGCAAGCTGTGGGAGATCAAGACCCATCAATTCGACTTGTACAATGACTTCGTCCGGGATCGAGAGATTAAGAGGGAAGTCGAGCAGCTACGCAAGGAGAGAAAGGCTGCGATGACATGTGGATATGACTTTGTCATTGGGGTGAGTACCGAGGCGCACAAAGACGCGTTGTTGCAAGAGAATCAGTCCCTGAATGTCGTCGTCACGGGGTGTAAGCGATGA